A genomic stretch from Cryomorphaceae bacterium 1068 includes:
- a CDS encoding lysylphosphatidylglycerol synthase transmembrane domain-containing protein: protein MFKAKAIQLLKIIIPVGLGIYLVWHIYNQLSPDQRIDLFKAFESANYFWVLLSFFMGLLSHWIRGYRWKFQLEAMGYSPSTTNNFMAVMIGYVVNLALPRVGEVSRAAALTKYEGVPFQKSFGSILSERALDFIILLIITFTTLLLQFELLEKYALEIISVARNQFEWPLISVGGIAVIALIALGFYLLKKFSHIPLVSKIRSFINELLEGLRSIVRMEKRWLYLLATLAIWGLYLAMFGVCFFALEETSSVGISAIFAGFVLGSFAIVIIPGGIGAFPAGIMQALMLYGISAESGFALGWILWFSQTIMIVLVGGLCMFLMPILNKNRLNEQTG from the coding sequence TTCAGCTTCTTAAGATAATTATCCCTGTTGGTTTGGGTATTTATTTGGTGTGGCACATTTACAACCAACTCAGCCCCGACCAGAGAATCGACCTTTTTAAAGCTTTCGAAAGTGCCAATTATTTTTGGGTCCTTCTTTCATTTTTTATGGGCCTACTGAGCCATTGGATCAGAGGATACCGATGGAAATTTCAGCTTGAGGCAATGGGCTACTCTCCCAGTACGACCAATAATTTTATGGCCGTAATGATCGGATACGTGGTCAACCTGGCCCTTCCTAGGGTAGGTGAAGTAAGCAGAGCTGCTGCCCTTACTAAGTACGAAGGAGTTCCTTTTCAAAAATCTTTTGGGTCTATTCTATCCGAGCGGGCTCTTGACTTCATTATACTTCTGATCATCACGTTTACTACCCTTTTGCTTCAGTTTGAGCTTTTAGAAAAATATGCACTGGAAATAATCAGTGTTGCGAGAAATCAGTTTGAGTGGCCCCTTATATCTGTCGGAGGCATAGCTGTAATTGCTTTGATCGCATTAGGGTTTTACCTCCTCAAAAAATTCTCTCACATCCCTTTGGTTAGTAAAATCCGTAGCTTCATCAACGAATTGCTGGAGGGTTTGCGCAGTATTGTGAGAATGGAAAAGCGCTGGTTGTATCTGCTGGCAACCCTTGCAATCTGGGGGCTGTATCTTGCCATGTTTGGTGTTTGTTTCTTCGCACTGGAAGAAACTTCGAGCGTAGGGATCAGTGCAATTTTTGCCGGTTTCGTATTGGGTAGTTTTGCAATTGTCATTATTCCCGGTGGCATAGGAGCTTTTCCTGCAGGGATCATGCAAGCGCTTATGCTATATGGGATTTCTGCCGAAAGCGGATTTGCATTGGGATGGATTCTCTGGTTTTCACAAACGATCATGATCGTCTTGGTAGGAGGATTATGCATGTTTCTTATGCCCATCTTAAATAAAAATCGCCTCAATGAGCAGACTGGATAG